In the Lycium ferocissimum isolate CSIRO_LF1 unplaced genomic scaffold, AGI_CSIRO_Lferr_CH_V1 ctg5404, whole genome shotgun sequence genome, one interval contains:
- the LOC132044896 gene encoding probable LRR receptor-like serine/threonine-protein kinase At1g56130, producing MDLNLAQNVINGTIPAEIRQLTKMQYLSLGINNLPGPVPPELGSLTKLVSLSFSSNNFNGPLPPQLGNLTSLQQLYIDSSGVNGPILQELSNMKNLLIKLVTQVRDFSPIVNSEKTLVTIKYLKQCI from the exons ATGGATCT GAATTTGGCTCAAAATGTTATCAATGGAACCATTCCAGCTGAAATCAGACAGCTAACAAAGATGCAGTACTT GAGCCTTGGCATTAATAATCTCCCTGGTCCTGTGCCTCCAGAACTTGGAAGTCTAACCAAATTGGTATCCTT AAGTTTTAGTTCAAATAATTTCAACGGACCATTGCCACCTCAGCTTGGAAACTTAACCTCCTTACAGCAGCT GTATATTGATAGCAGCGGAGTGAATGGTCCAATTCTTCAGGAACTATCAAACATGAAAAACCTTTTAATAAAACTCGTTACCCaagtcagggacttctcccCTATCGTTAATTCAGAGAAGACTTTGGtcacaataaaatatttaaaacaatgcATATGA